CCCTCTTATTGTCAAGCTCTGTGTTTGACTCTGATGGCTAGTCATCTTCGATTGTCATGTTCTTCTATCACTATGTGATAGTGTTTTACATGGGGTATCTAAGGGGCTGCTACTGTTACCCTGTACTACCACACAGTGGTAGTAGTACTGTGCTATAAGCATGTGTTGTGAACACTGGATGTTACCTGAAATATCTGTCTTGATTGTCTTGCTACCTCCTGAGGTGTCATCATCCTCGTCCTCAGAGGAGCTGGTGCTGGAGTCACACGTGAGCTCGCTGTCACTCGTACTGCTGTCCTGCAGCAGGTTGTACTTCTTCCGCGCTGCTGCCTCCCGTTTTTGCCTCAGCAAACGTATTCGCTCCTTGTGTTTCTGGCTCCGGTGACCTTTCACTTTTGCCAGCTTGCCATTGGTTTGTTTTTCCTGCCCTCCTGCTGCTACCAAGGTGGGCTGGCAGCGGTTTTTCTTTGCAGCCATTGCATTAGGCGGCATCTCGCTCTCTGAACGTGACCGCCGAGACTTCCTCCCCCCTGTGGCCGTAGCAGATGATTGCCTTCCTGCTGCCTGCCCAGGATCATTTGCAGCTTCCATGGTGCCCTCTCCATCTTTTCCCTTAGGAGGAGCAGCACCTTCTTCCCCTGAGGAGAGTGTGTCTGAGTCAGCAAGGTGGCCACTAGATGAGGGGGAGAGCATGCAGGGGTTTGAGGAGTCACTCTCATAGACATGACAAGATACTGGCTTGTCACTTCCTGTAGAGGCATGCTGGGACTCTGGGGAGTCTCGGCGGAGCTCCTTCATCAGGCATGGCATGGAGAGGAGACTCTGCTCACCCTCTGTATTCAAGGGGCTGTCTGCCTCCTTTGGTGGTGAGCTGGTACTGGTGGTGGTCTCCGTTTTCAGATGCTCATCCTGCTCTCCCTGGACAGAGCTTGTGGCTGATTGTGCTTCATCAAGGCACTCTGGGGGGCACTCAGCATCCACAAATTCTTCTGCCTTGTCTGAG
The Sander lucioperca isolate FBNREF2018 chromosome 14, SLUC_FBN_1.2, whole genome shotgun sequence genome window above contains:
- the c14h18orf25 gene encoding uncharacterized protein C18orf25 homolog isoform X2, with amino-acid sequence MDLWALGSTSMKMADSDKAEEFVDAECPPECLDEAQSATSSVQGEQDEHLKTETTTSTSSPPKEADSPLNTEGEQSLLSMPCLMKELRRDSPESQHASTGSDKPVSCHVYESDSSNPCMLSPSSSGHLADSDTLSSGEEGAAPPKGKDGEGTMEAANDPGQAAGRQSSATATGGRKSRRSRSESEMPPNAMAAKKNRCQPTLVAAGGQEKQTNGKLAKVKGHRSQKHKERIRLLRQKREAAARKKYNLLQDSSTSDSELTCDSSTSSSEDEDDDTSGGSKTIKTDISAGFRRASERSRVGAQIHGLLDTSSWDRNSIGSVLEEAMTRFAVMQRQTEERFRIWMEKLAHLDSDNDSSKRSSDAVDGQQHPSRGGRPSPPSSFLPSSESSETMAAYMLARENNSLTSTPNNNNALPEVVTQNGNLGVPDPGLLNV
- the c14h18orf25 gene encoding uncharacterized protein C18orf25 homolog isoform X1, with protein sequence MDLWALGSTSMKMADSDKAEEFVDAECPPECLDEAQSATSSVQGEQDEHLKTETTTSTSSPPKEADSPLNTEGEQSLLSMPCLMKELRRDSPESQHASTGSDKPVSCHVYESDSSNPCMLSPSSSGHLADSDTLSSGEEGAAPPKGKDGEGTMEAANDPGQAAGRQSSATATGGRKSRRSRSESEMPPNAMAAKKNRCQPTLVAAGGQEKQTNGKLAKVKGHRSQKHKERIRLLRQKREAAARKKYNLLQDSSTSDSELTCDSSTSSSEDEDDDTSGGSKTIKTDISDGLPVVGHYDISDTDSNQESKSVETVRPTVIKHELKTHRGQDMAAHSGCIKALCSISGHVEAELSHQESSQYNKGQINIASSDSEVEIVGVQEKARFTHPCGGVIKSLSTWKDNSVEQLNSTIQPQLWTQPNWVSPPEVVDLTLDEDAGHKYLL
- the c14h18orf25 gene encoding uncharacterized protein C18orf25 homolog isoform X3 — translated: MDLWALGSTSMKMADSDKAEEFVDAECPPECLDEAQSATSSVQGEQDEHLKTETTTSTSSPPKEADSPLNTEGEQSLLSMPCLMKELRRDSPESQHASTGSDKPVSCHVYESDSSNPCMLSPSSSGHLADSDTLSSGEEGAAPPKGKDGEGTMEAANDPGQAAGRQSSATATGGRKSRRSRSESEMPPNAMAAKKNRCQPTLVAAGGQEKQTNGKLAKVKGHRSQKHKERIRLLRQKREAAARKKYNLLQDSSTSDSELTCDSSTSSSEDEDDDTSGGSKTIKTDISGHVEAELSHQESSQYNKGQINIASSDSEVEIVGVQEKARFTHPCGGVIKSLSTWKDNSVEQLNSTIQPQLWTQPNWVSPPEVVDLTLDEDAGHKYLL